Proteins from a genomic interval of Methanofollis formosanus:
- a CDS encoding FecCD family ABC transporter permease — translation MNETDLAQVRADYTGYIKRKWLLVAVSLFILITLAGFAANLGSYDLSLMEVYSIIASGLFSEPTTAEECAILVNRLPRIVFAMIAGFGLAVAGTVMQAILKNPLASPFTLGIASAAGLGASIAFILGAGIGSGMYLVIGNAFVFTLIASAAVFGLASIRGLTPGSMIMAGIAIMYLFSAMTSFVQYFSDADNLQQVVFWMLGSLDKANWDIITATGVILLVSLPYLFWKAIDLNVMGAGDESARSMGVNVKRVRIACLSLTSLITAGIICFTGTIGFIGLVAPHITRMMVGGDHRFLLPASGLLGAVLLLAADTAARTVIPGQVMPVGVMTAFFGVPFFLYLFIRRGSGDW, via the coding sequence ATGAACGAGACCGACCTCGCGCAGGTGCGGGCAGACTACACCGGGTACATCAAGAGAAAATGGCTCCTTGTAGCCGTTTCTCTCTTCATCCTCATCACCCTTGCCGGCTTTGCGGCAAACCTCGGCAGCTACGACCTCTCCCTCATGGAGGTCTACTCGATCATCGCATCCGGCCTCTTTTCCGAACCCACGACCGCCGAAGAGTGTGCGATCCTGGTCAACCGCCTCCCGCGGATCGTCTTCGCGATGATCGCGGGGTTCGGGCTCGCCGTTGCCGGGACCGTCATGCAGGCGATCCTGAAGAACCCCCTTGCAAGCCCGTTCACCCTCGGGATCGCCTCGGCCGCGGGCCTCGGGGCCTCCATCGCCTTCATCCTCGGCGCCGGGATCGGGAGCGGGATGTACCTCGTCATCGGCAACGCCTTCGTCTTCACCCTCATCGCCTCGGCCGCCGTCTTCGGACTCGCCTCGATCCGGGGGTTGACGCCGGGTTCGATGATCATGGCGGGAATCGCGATCATGTACCTCTTCTCGGCGATGACATCCTTCGTCCAGTACTTCAGCGACGCCGACAACCTCCAGCAGGTGGTTTTCTGGATGCTCGGGAGTCTGGACAAGGCGAACTGGGACATCATCACCGCAACAGGCGTCATCCTGCTCGTCAGTCTCCCCTACCTCTTCTGGAAGGCGATCGACCTGAACGTGATGGGCGCCGGGGACGAGAGCGCCAGGAGCATGGGCGTGAACGTGAAACGGGTCAGGATCGCCTGCCTCAGCCTGACCTCCCTGATCACCGCGGGGATCATCTGTTTCACCGGGACGATCGGGTTCATCGGGCTCGTCGCACCCCATATCACCAGGATGATGGTCGGCGGGGACCACCGCTTTCTCCTGCCGGCGTCGGGCCTGCTCGGGGCCGTGCTGCTCCTTGCGGCCGACACAGCGGCGAGGACCGTCATCCCGGGCCAGGTGATGCCGGTGGGCGTGATGACCGCCTTCTTCGGCGTCCCGTTCTTCCTCTACCTCTTCATCCGCAGGGGGAGTGGCGATTGGTAA
- a CDS encoding VOC family protein, with the protein MLSKMGVAPTLPVVDLGRARAFYEKTLGLEVVDTDEDGVFFDCGEGTVLYIYRRGPTKADHTVAAFMVADIEAEVEALRNKGVVFVEYDLPDLKTVNGIAGKPGDARTAWFRDTEGNILGLHQMAPS; encoded by the coding sequence ATGTTGTCGAAGATGGGAGTCGCACCGACGCTACCGGTCGTGGATCTCGGCCGTGCACGCGCGTTCTACGAAAAGACGCTCGGACTGGAGGTCGTCGATACCGATGAAGATGGGGTCTTCTTCGATTGCGGGGAAGGGACCGTGCTGTACATCTACCGGCGCGGCCCGACGAAGGCCGACCACACCGTCGCGGCGTTCATGGTCGCCGACATCGAGGCCGAAGTGGAGGCCCTCAGGAACAAGGGGGTCGTCTTCGTGGAGTACGACCTGCCCGACCTGAAGACCGTGAACGGGATCGCCGGGAAACCCGGCGACGCGAGGACCGCCTGGTTCAGGGACACCGAGGGGAACATCCTCGGGCTGCACCAGATGGCCCCGTCCTGA
- a CDS encoding YIP1 family protein — MPADLVERMKGFLTDPVESFKDAKGDDLGEVLKYFVVILAINAVLSGLLVMAGFNLYGDLSGMGIGTGVVAGISMIIWGIVAGLIGLFVIGLIIHLFVVILVGGNGLEQTIKAVAYGATPAMLLGWIPFIGFLAGIWSLVLYVLGIRELHETTTGRAAAAVLLPLVVLFVLGFILLAAVIAFFTLAPVS, encoded by the coding sequence ATGCCTGCAGATCTTGTCGAGCGTATGAAAGGGTTCCTTACGGATCCGGTAGAGTCTTTCAAAGACGCAAAAGGTGACGACCTCGGCGAGGTGCTCAAGTACTTCGTCGTCATCCTCGCCATCAACGCCGTCCTGAGCGGACTGCTGGTGATGGCCGGGTTCAATCTCTACGGCGATCTCTCCGGCATGGGGATCGGGACCGGCGTCGTCGCCGGGATCAGCATGATCATCTGGGGGATCGTCGCCGGGCTCATCGGCCTCTTCGTCATCGGCCTGATCATCCACCTCTTCGTCGTCATCCTCGTCGGGGGGAACGGACTCGAGCAGACCATCAAGGCCGTGGCGTACGGCGCCACTCCCGCCATGCTCCTCGGCTGGATCCCGTTCATCGGGTTCCTTGCAGGGATCTGGTCCCTGGTCCTCTATGTCCTCGGGATCCGGGAACTCCACGAGACCACGACCGGGCGGGCCGCGGCCGCCGTCCTCCTGCCGTTGGTCGTCCTCTTCGTCCTGGGATTCATCCTCCTGGCGGCGGTCATCGCCTTCTTTACGCTCGCCCCGGTGAGCTGA
- a CDS encoding ABC transporter substrate-binding protein — protein MKAASLVVLLALLIAPAAAAAVPTTPEEIRAVAEDVLADEIIACMEAEHCGGTVDHLSRADLRDAALNYPRYPRRIEDSTGKTITIVRPLTRIVAYNGHWVTPLRQEEKVIGVANSAVRMAVINPYVREKIDIGGGGPTPPDIEKIYACNPDAIFTYVTLGPGDDFFVDKMPPSVTVVRMDFLEPSYLRDEIEKIGYLLDCQEEAAAYVAWHDRYVDEIKERAAAIPEDERINVFIDVGSSGGADRRTASAGTYMHTHCTDAGGINVAAATVDASTGIVNTEWVAQQDPDAILGLCYAGGYETDDPTALADHYRDITGQKILTFTPAVKDGRTYIISYRYAYGLQYPAALATIAKWFYPDRFADLDPAAINQEYIDRFHGVDYDVTEHGAFAYPDAG, from the coding sequence ATGAAGGCCGCCTCGCTCGTCGTCCTCCTGGCCCTCCTCATCGCCCCGGCCGCCGCCGCGGCGGTCCCCACGACGCCCGAGGAGATCAGGGCGGTCGCCGAAGACGTCCTTGCCGACGAGATCATCGCCTGCATGGAGGCCGAACACTGCGGCGGGACCGTCGACCACCTCAGCCGCGCCGACCTCAGGGACGCCGCCCTGAACTATCCCCGATACCCCCGCCGGATCGAGGACTCGACCGGGAAGACGATCACCATCGTCCGGCCCCTGACGCGGATCGTCGCCTACAACGGCCACTGGGTCACCCCGCTCCGCCAGGAGGAGAAGGTGATCGGCGTCGCCAACTCGGCCGTCAGGATGGCGGTGATCAACCCCTACGTCAGGGAGAAGATCGACATCGGCGGCGGCGGCCCCACCCCGCCCGACATCGAGAAGATCTACGCCTGCAACCCGGACGCGATCTTCACCTACGTCACCCTCGGCCCGGGCGACGACTTCTTCGTCGACAAGATGCCCCCCTCGGTCACGGTCGTCAGGATGGACTTCCTCGAACCCTCCTATCTCAGGGACGAGATCGAGAAGATCGGCTACCTCCTCGACTGCCAGGAGGAGGCCGCCGCGTACGTCGCGTGGCACGACCGCTACGTCGACGAGATCAAGGAGAGGGCCGCGGCGATCCCTGAGGACGAACGGATCAACGTCTTCATCGACGTCGGCAGTTCGGGCGGTGCGGACCGGCGGACCGCCTCGGCCGGGACGTACATGCACACCCACTGCACCGACGCGGGCGGGATCAACGTCGCCGCCGCGACCGTCGACGCCTCGACCGGCATCGTCAACACCGAGTGGGTCGCACAGCAGGACCCGGACGCGATCCTCGGCCTCTGCTACGCCGGGGGCTACGAGACCGACGACCCGACGGCGCTCGCCGACCACTACCGCGACATCACCGGCCAGAAGATCCTGACCTTCACCCCGGCGGTGAAGGACGGCCGGACGTACATCATCTCGTACCGCTACGCCTACGGCCTCCAGTACCCGGCGGCACTCGCCACGATCGCGAAATGGTTCTACCCCGACCGCTTCGCCGACCTCGACCCGGCGGCGATCAACCAGGAGTACATCGACCGCTTCCACGGCGTCGACTACGACGTCACCGAACACGGGGCCTTCGCCTATCCCGACGCGGGGTGA
- a CDS encoding class I SAM-dependent methyltransferase: protein MTQIQRFRDGTGLKEALVQAMDRLEEAGLVYPAGHRERVLEQYTLKNVPYPYIVLRVGEPRITRHFFYSEAVKHRGEFLDYGCGTGDAVRHLLRDGYPREMVRGFDLTWQSIDLGMDLYADREEVRDLFLVDDRFPFRSERFETVYSGSVFHVIEDEDEFREYLMCAHDALKPGGIFFGSTLGLRDGVGARSRAGPPRLMTRDEMAGHMAAAGFREVTVREGDRTGMPGAAPDFCVFEFSARKPAHR from the coding sequence ATGACACAAATACAGCGATTCAGGGACGGAACCGGGCTGAAAGAGGCGCTCGTCCAGGCCATGGACCGCCTGGAGGAGGCGGGCCTCGTCTACCCCGCGGGGCACCGCGAGCGGGTGCTCGAGCAGTACACGCTCAAAAATGTCCCGTACCCCTATATCGTCCTCCGCGTCGGGGAGCCGCGGATCACGCGGCACTTTTTCTATTCAGAGGCGGTGAAGCACCGGGGAGAGTTCCTCGATTACGGGTGCGGCACCGGGGATGCCGTGCGGCACCTGCTCCGCGACGGCTACCCGCGGGAGATGGTACGGGGGTTCGACCTCACCTGGCAGAGCATCGACCTCGGCATGGACCTCTACGCCGACCGGGAGGAGGTCCGGGACCTCTTTCTGGTAGACGATCGGTTCCCGTTCCGGTCGGAGAGGTTCGAGACCGTCTATTCGGGAAGCGTCTTCCACGTGATCGAGGACGAGGACGAGTTCAGAGAGTACCTTATGTGTGCCCACGACGCCCTGAAGCCCGGCGGGATCTTCTTCGGGTCGACGCTGGGGCTCAGAGACGGAGTCGGCGCCCGCAGCCGTGCCGGACCGCCACGGCTGATGACGCGAGACGAGATGGCCGGGCACATGGCGGCGGCGGGTTTTCGCGAGGTCACGGTGCGTGAGGGGGACCGCACCGGCATGCCGGGTGCGGCGCCCGACTTCTGCGTCTTCGAGTTCTCCGCGAGAAAACCGGCGCACCGGTGA
- a CDS encoding SulP family inorganic anion transporter encodes MNLPITPNLPALKQAWLSNIRGDTLAGMTVALALIPEAIAFSIIAGVDPMVGLYASFCIAVVIAFAGGRPGMISAATGSMALVMVILVRDYGLEYLLAATVLTGAIQVALGRLKVGRFIRFIPYSVVLGFVNSLAILIFLAQVPFLIGAPPAVYVIAAATVATIVLLPRLTTAVPPALVAIVAATAAAIALDLDVLTVGGMGAITQTLPAFHLPAVPLTLETLLIILPYSVTLVIVGIIESLLTASILDEMTDTGSDKDREVQGQGLANCVAGFFGGMAGCAMIGQSVINVKSGGSGRLSTLVAGLFLMVLIIVFGDIVARIPMAALVGVMVMVAVGTFEWQSLRDLPRIPRGDAAVMLLTIAIVVTTHDLAKGVIAGVVLAALIFGWKISVISATAATREDGVKVYTVKGQLFFGTMAGFLDLFDYAGDPPEVRIDFSHSHIWDQSGVEAITRVVHRYQQQGKSVYVIGLNPESQETLDRGFS; translated from the coding sequence GTGAATCTACCCATCACCCCGAATCTGCCCGCGCTCAAGCAGGCCTGGCTCTCCAACATCCGCGGCGACACCCTGGCCGGGATGACCGTCGCCCTGGCCCTCATCCCTGAGGCGATCGCCTTCTCGATCATCGCCGGCGTCGACCCGATGGTCGGGCTGTACGCCTCCTTCTGCATCGCCGTGGTCATCGCCTTCGCCGGCGGGCGGCCGGGCATGATCTCCGCGGCCACCGGGTCGATGGCCCTGGTGATGGTCATCCTGGTCCGCGACTACGGGCTCGAGTATCTCCTCGCGGCGACCGTCCTCACCGGCGCGATCCAGGTCGCCCTCGGCCGCCTCAAGGTCGGGCGGTTCATCAGGTTCATCCCGTACTCGGTGGTGCTCGGGTTCGTCAACTCCCTTGCGATCCTCATCTTCCTGGCCCAGGTGCCCTTCCTCATCGGCGCCCCTCCGGCGGTCTACGTCATCGCGGCGGCGACCGTCGCCACCATCGTCCTCCTCCCCCGCCTCACCACGGCCGTCCCGCCGGCGCTCGTCGCCATCGTCGCGGCGACGGCCGCGGCCATCGCTCTGGACCTCGACGTCCTCACCGTCGGCGGGATGGGTGCGATCACGCAGACCCTCCCGGCCTTCCACCTGCCGGCCGTCCCGCTCACCCTCGAGACGCTCCTCATCATCCTGCCGTACTCGGTGACGCTCGTCATCGTCGGGATCATCGAGTCCCTCCTCACCGCCTCGATCCTCGACGAGATGACCGACACCGGGAGCGACAAGGACCGGGAGGTGCAGGGGCAGGGGCTTGCCAACTGTGTCGCCGGGTTCTTCGGCGGGATGGCCGGGTGCGCCATGATCGGGCAGTCGGTGATCAACGTCAAGTCAGGCGGGTCGGGCCGGCTCTCGACGCTGGTCGCCGGGCTCTTCCTGATGGTGCTCATCATCGTCTTCGGCGACATCGTCGCCCGGATCCCGATGGCCGCCCTGGTCGGGGTGATGGTCATGGTCGCGGTCGGCACCTTCGAGTGGCAGTCTCTTCGAGATCTCCCCAGGATCCCGCGGGGCGACGCGGCGGTGATGCTCCTCACCATCGCCATCGTCGTCACCACCCACGACCTCGCGAAGGGCGTCATCGCCGGCGTCGTCCTCGCCGCCCTGATCTTCGGGTGGAAGATCTCGGTCATCTCCGCGACCGCCGCCACGCGGGAGGACGGGGTGAAGGTCTATACCGTGAAGGGCCAGCTCTTCTTCGGGACGATGGCGGGCTTCCTGGACCTCTTCGACTATGCCGGCGACCCGCCGGAGGTGCGGATCGACTTCTCGCACTCGCATATCTGGGACCAGTCCGGGGTCGAGGCGATCACCCGCGTCGTCCACCGCTACCAGCAGCAGGGCAAATCGGTGTACGTCATCGGGCTCAACCCGGAGAGCCAGGAGACGCTGGATAGGGGCTTTTCCTGA
- a CDS encoding ABC transporter ATP-binding protein, with protein sequence MVTLTIRDLTFSYRSAPVLQGLSLEVGEGSVLGLVGPNGSGKTTLIKCIDHILRPKGSILIDDREIARMEIEEIARAIGYVPQSSPPMASFTVFDMVLMGRRSHMGWCVGEEDIAAVARVMKRLNIDGLAMKNFNELSGGQKQKILIARALAQDPAVLLLDEPTSSLDLRHQLEAMEYVRSLVDTTGITVVISIHDLNLAARYCDTMAMMKEGVIAAAGPPARLITAENIREVYGVEARLLDNDGGAPVVVPLRAADAGRS encoded by the coding sequence TTGGTAACGCTCACGATCCGCGACCTCACCTTCTCCTACCGGAGCGCCCCGGTCCTGCAGGGGCTCTCCCTGGAGGTGGGGGAAGGCTCGGTCCTCGGGCTCGTCGGCCCCAACGGCTCGGGAAAGACCACCCTGATCAAGTGCATCGACCACATCCTCAGACCGAAAGGGAGCATCCTCATCGATGACCGCGAGATCGCCCGTATGGAGATCGAGGAGATCGCACGGGCCATCGGGTATGTCCCGCAGAGTTCCCCCCCGATGGCCTCCTTCACCGTCTTCGATATGGTCCTGATGGGCCGCCGCTCGCACATGGGCTGGTGCGTGGGCGAGGAGGACATCGCCGCGGTGGCCAGGGTGATGAAACGGTTGAACATCGACGGGCTTGCGATGAAGAACTTCAACGAGCTCTCAGGCGGGCAGAAGCAGAAGATCCTCATCGCCCGCGCCCTCGCCCAGGACCCGGCGGTACTCCTCCTCGACGAACCGACGAGCAGCCTGGACCTCAGGCACCAGCTCGAGGCGATGGAGTACGTCAGGTCGCTCGTGGACACGACCGGGATCACGGTCGTGATCTCGATCCACGACCTCAACCTCGCGGCCCGGTACTGCGATACCATGGCGATGATGAAAGAGGGCGTCATCGCTGCGGCAGGCCCGCCGGCACGGTTGATCACGGCGGAGAACATCAGGGAGGTCTACGGGGTGGAGGCCCGCCTCCTCGACAACGACGGGGGCGCCCCGGTCGTCGTCCCGCTCAGGGCGGCGGACGCCGGGAGGTCGTGA
- a CDS encoding universal stress protein: MFHSVLLAVDGSENAIRAAESAVGLVAALPEASLAVVYVAAPPAQSRVVKANFDVHALLEEDARTVAGPVLSLIEGAGVPYTLEVGMGDPTSEILAAAGKVGADLIVIGSRGLGALQGVVMGSVSQKTAQLAACPVMIVK; the protein is encoded by the coding sequence ATGTTTCATTCGGTTCTTCTTGCAGTGGACGGCTCGGAGAATGCCATACGGGCGGCCGAGAGTGCCGTTGGTCTGGTGGCGGCCCTGCCGGAGGCGTCGCTCGCGGTCGTGTACGTCGCCGCCCCGCCCGCACAGTCCAGGGTCGTGAAGGCGAACTTCGACGTCCACGCCCTCCTGGAGGAGGACGCCCGGACGGTCGCGGGCCCGGTCCTCTCCCTCATCGAGGGGGCGGGCGTCCCGTACACCCTGGAGGTCGGGATGGGCGACCCGACGAGCGAGATCCTCGCGGCCGCCGGGAAGGTCGGGGCCGACCTGATCGTCATCGGGAGCCGGGGGCTCGGCGCCCTCCAGGGCGTCGTCATGGGGAGCGTCAGCCAGAAGACGGCGCAGCTCGCGGCGTGTCCGGTGATGATCGTGAAGTGA
- a CDS encoding amino acid permease: MGLRRALTEFDLTNIIVGSIVGADIYIASALTAGLVGPFAIVVWVVAGICAATIAVVFAYCSYYVPRAGGPFAYVSAAFDDFYGFLTGWSLWIAELLALPVFAIAFALYLGSVVPLGPAAEVAVRGLFIGALTVANILGVRAAGRLNDLLTIIKLLPLVVFVVAGLVFAVVHPAHFLGNYRPFMPFGLEHAAYAVVLVFWAYVGFEMGTFPADEVKDPARSIPRAIVRGMAIVGIFYVMTNFVLYGLVPGGELAASTTPLVLAGTVLFGSLGAVLMTVGALFSVSGSDESGMLGSSRLAYAMAIDGLFPSIFARLHPRYGTPYVILIVEGVVAFVLSGYADLPGLISFSVFNLAFSFLLTSFALIVLKDETSPLLGQTVLPLAGIGICLFLLVSTLPADLIVGAVVLAAGVPVYLYFSPKTDIHHLKEEFLSEEALFLRRVAAKERYLANFIRLVREAWEVGRRVVHRL, translated from the coding sequence ATGGGACTGCGGCGGGCGCTGACAGAGTTCGACCTGACCAACATCATCGTCGGGTCGATCGTGGGTGCCGATATCTACATTGCGTCGGCGCTCACCGCAGGGCTTGTCGGGCCGTTCGCGATCGTGGTGTGGGTCGTGGCGGGGATCTGTGCCGCGACGATCGCAGTCGTGTTTGCGTACTGCAGTTATTATGTCCCGCGGGCAGGCGGGCCGTTCGCCTATGTCTCGGCGGCGTTCGACGATTTTTACGGGTTTCTCACCGGGTGGAGTCTGTGGATCGCAGAGCTGCTCGCCCTCCCCGTCTTCGCCATCGCCTTCGCCCTCTATCTGGGATCGGTCGTCCCGCTCGGTCCGGCGGCGGAGGTGGCGGTGCGGGGCCTCTTCATCGGGGCGCTCACCGTCGCCAATATCCTCGGAGTCAGGGCGGCAGGCAGGCTCAACGACCTGCTCACGATCATCAAACTTCTTCCCCTCGTCGTCTTCGTCGTTGCGGGACTCGTCTTTGCGGTCGTGCACCCGGCCCATTTTCTCGGCAACTACCGGCCGTTCATGCCCTTCGGCCTGGAACACGCGGCATATGCGGTGGTCCTGGTCTTCTGGGCCTATGTGGGTTTCGAGATGGGGACGTTCCCGGCTGACGAGGTGAAGGATCCTGCCCGGAGCATTCCGCGGGCGATCGTGCGCGGGATGGCGATCGTCGGGATCTTCTATGTCATGACGAACTTCGTGCTGTACGGTCTCGTCCCGGGGGGTGAGCTGGCGGCGAGCACGACGCCGCTCGTCCTTGCCGGGACGGTGCTCTTCGGTTCTCTTGGGGCGGTGCTCATGACGGTCGGGGCGCTGTTCTCGGTCTCGGGGTCGGACGAGTCCGGGATGCTCGGGAGTTCGCGGCTTGCCTATGCGATGGCTATCGACGGGCTCTTCCCGTCGATTTTTGCACGGCTCCACCCGCGCTATGGGACGCCGTATGTCATCCTCATCGTTGAAGGGGTCGTGGCGTTCGTGCTCTCCGGTTATGCGGATCTCCCGGGGTTGATCTCGTTCTCAGTCTTCAATCTCGCGTTTTCGTTTCTCCTCACGTCTTTTGCGCTTATCGTGCTGAAGGACGAGACGAGTCCGCTCCTCGGGCAGACGGTCCTGCCCCTCGCGGGGATCGGGATCTGTCTTTTTCTTCTTGTCTCGACGCTCCCGGCCGATCTGATCGTCGGGGCCGTCGTTCTCGCGGCAGGAGTCCCGGTCTATCTTTATTTTTCTCCGAAGACCGACATTCATCATCTCAAAGAGGAATTTTTATCGGAAGAGGCGCTGTTTCTCCGCAGGGTCGCCGCAAAAGAGCGCTATCTCGCAAATTTTATCAGGCTGGTGCGGGAGGCGTGGGAGGTGGGACGGCGGGTGGTGCACCGGCTGTAG